The Trichomycterus rosablanca isolate fTriRos1 chromosome 13, fTriRos1.hap1, whole genome shotgun sequence sequence cccagtttatagttccagtttatagtcccagtttatagttccagtttatagtcccagtttatagttccagtttatagtcccagtttatagtcccagtttatagttccagtttatagtcccagtttatagtcccagtttatagttagtttatagttccagtttatagttccagtttatagtcccagtttatagttccagtttatagtcccagtttatagttccagtttatagttccagtttatagtcccagtttatagttccagtttatagttccagtttatagtcccagtttatagttccagtttatagttccagtttatagtcccagtttatagttttagtttatagttccagtttatagtcccagtttatagtcccagtttatagttccagtttatagttccagtttatagtcccagtttatagttccagtttatagttccagtttatagtcccagtttatagttccagtttatagttccagtttatagtcccagtttatagttagtttatagttccagtttatagttccagtttatagtcccagtttatagttccagtttatagtcccagtttatagttccagtttatagttccagtttatagtcccagtttatagttagtttatagttccagtttatagttccagtttatagttccagtttatagtcccagtttatagttccagtttatagtcccagtttatagttccagtttatagtcccagtttatagttccagtttatagttccagtttatagtcccagtttatagttccagtttatagttccagtttatagtcccagtttatagttagtttatagttccagtttatagttccagtttatagtcccagtttatagttccagtttatagtcccagtttatagttccagtttatagttccagtttatagtcccagtttatagttccagtttatagtcccagtttatagtcccagtttatagttccagtttatagtcccagtttatagttccagtttatagtcccagtttatagttccagtttatagtcccagtttatagtcccagtttatagttccagtttatagtcccagtttatagttccagtttatagttccagtttatagtcccagtttatagttagtttatagttccagtttatagttccagtttatagtcccagtttatagttccagtttatagtcccagtttatagttccagtttatagttccagtttatagtcccagtttatagttccagtttatagttccagtttatagttccagtttatagttccagtttatagttccagtttatagtcccagtttatagttccagtttatagtcccagtttatagttccagtttatagttccagtttatagtcccagtttatagttccagtttatagtcccagtttatagtcccagtttatagttccagtttatagtcccagtttatagttccagtttatagtcccagtttatagttccagtttatagtcccagtttatagtcccagtttatagttccagtttatagtcccagtttatagtcccagtttatagttagtttatagttccagtttatagttccagtttatagtcccagtttatagttccagtttatagtcccagtttatagttccagtttatagttccagtttatagtcccagtttatagttccagtttatagttccagtttatagtcccagtttatagttccagtttatagtcccagtttatagttccagtttatagtcccagtttatagtcccagtttatagttccagtttatagtcccagtttatagttccagtttatagttccagtttatagtcccagtttatagttagtttatagttccagtttatagttccagtttatagtcccagtttatagttccagtttatagtcccagtttatagttccagtttatagtcccagtttatagttagtttatagttccagtttatagttccagtttatagtcccagtttatagttccagtttatagttccagtttatagttccagtttatagtCCCAGTTTATAGAAAGTCAGAAGGACTGGTGTGATGAGTCTGGGCACAGTGGGTGGTCAGGGAGCGCCCGTGTGCCCACCACCAAGTCGCAAAGGTGGTTGaacacagccagttgtgtctgttagtggttaaggtgctggtccagtaatcgaaaggtcgccggttcaagcctcaccaccgccagattgccactgttgggcccttgagcgaggcccttaaccctcaattgctcagactgtatagtgtcacactactgtaaggcGCTCTGGATGAAGGCGTcccgctaaatgctgtaaatgtaaatgtgacacATTCTAAAACCTGAACCCTGAACAACCAgccccgctgtgccacccagccCCCTGGCACAGCCGCGCACTCGGTACCTCCTTCTTCATCCTGTAGTACTCGTCGATGGCGTACTGGTACTTGGGTGCGGTGATGCCGAGCACCGAGGCCATCCTCTCTCCCAGGTaatcacacactgaaacacacgaCACCGTTTCCTTCACCTGCTGCTGTTCGGTACATTTACAGTCTAATACACgacgtggccaaaagtatgtggacaccgctTCTACGTTCCAGCCACACCCATTCTTCCCCTGGATGCACTGAAATCTCAGCCAGATCATCCACTACTGCAGCGCCTgaatcagacagcagaggtcgctaTTGTACAGCTGCACTGAATCCTCCACCATTTCCACCTAACGTGTCTGTACGGGCACCAGGCCGGTCGACAGCAGCGCTGAGCTATTTAAGGAGTggcgttcacatacttttggccacacgcGTGCACCGTGATGCCACTGTTCCCCGAGATGACGATGAGCTGGTACCTGAGATGGTAGAGGTCGCCATCCTCCACATGTGGAACCAGAAGTACGGACCCCACGACAACTTGGACTGGAAACGCAGAAACCGGTATGAgatccaaacacacactgagcaatttattaggaacaccggtgactatacaattactgactgtagcccacccGTTGCCTTGTAGGATTTATAATCCTTTATCGCCTATCTATCCATGGTACTAACATGCACtttaatgacatggtagtgtgttgttctgtgtatgtgtgagtgcagcaggtgcagcagtgttgttgggatttggcCACTTTGTTAAGACGGTGGGGGTTCATCTTCCTCTAGTACAGGATGCTGccggctttatatttttggtcggaGCTTCCTcaattccttccttcctgcagTGAGGGCACAGTGAggaatcccaacaacactgctgcacctgctacactcatacgtTACCATGTCGTTACCATGTCGTTACCGTGTCGTTACCGTGTCGTTAATGTGCATGGTAGTACCGTACAGACGGGGGAAATAAAGTATACAGAGTGGCAGGCGAGCtacatacagtcagtaattgtatacccacacagTCCATGGTAGATGGTGGGGCTCACACGACTTACCGGATCAATAGTGCTCATGGCAGCCTGCTTCTGCCTCtgttcttcctcctcctcgtcctcctcgtCAGTGCTATACTCCTCCATGGTTTCCCCGCTGGCGAAGTAGATGGTCCTGCGTGGAACCTTCTGCTTCTTCACGCTGCTGCCGAGCTCCACGCTCTCGAAGTCCTTCACCGCCGTGGTGGAACTCTAGAGCGTCAGGCAAACACAACGCTATAGCACGAGGatgaaagtatatggacacccctcctaattattgagcaGAGGTGATTTTGACACACCCAGTACCAGCAGGTGCACGTGTACTGGTACAccgtacggccaaaagtatcgggacgcccctcGTAATGAATGAAGTCGTGTGTTCGGTTTAAAGAAGCTCc is a genomic window containing:
- the fam177a1 gene encoding protein FAM177A1, whose amino-acid sequence is MAELSLYLTNANVTLGQTMEQEKSSTTAVKDFESVELGSSVKKQKVPRRTIYFASGETMEEYSTDEEDEEEEEQRQKQAAMSTIDPSKLSWGPYFWFHMWRMATSTISVCDYLGERMASVLGITAPKYQYAIDEYYRMKKEEEEVEEENRLSEEAERRFDQQHRDQDQDQDQDRDRTPTLEQPEGTTSFVNMTFEMEQESRQS